One genomic window of Maribacter aquivivus includes the following:
- a CDS encoding glycosyltransferase gives MKLAIVTAYPPSKVTLTEYGYYLVKHFRLQEEVTELILITDRTDEPKDLNFEENGCKITVKECWSFNSYSNIFSISKTISQTKPDAVLFNLQFLKFGDKKIPAALGLMLPFICKSKGIPTISLLHNILEQVDLENAGFTKNKLLQSIYNFIGTTLTKFVLASDILAVTISKYVTTLEDKYKVKNVALIPHGAFETPPEPDFKLPAGPKQVMAFGKFGTYKKVEILIEAVEEIRARTNEDIEIVIAGTDSPNTPGYLEEMKQKYSHVPQIRYTGYVAEEDVAKIFGDSAVTVFPYTSTTGSSGVLHQAGSYGNAVALPDLGDLSVLVKEEGYVGEFFDAHDTSSLANAIEKIITNDAYRIQLAKQNYKAACSLPMSAITQMYIDYFKAIQKSKESGFNIDISTMEKKLVH, from the coding sequence ATGAAATTAGCAATCGTAACCGCCTATCCGCCCAGTAAAGTAACTTTAACAGAGTACGGTTATTACTTGGTAAAACACTTTAGACTTCAAGAAGAAGTGACCGAATTAATTTTGATCACCGATCGAACCGATGAACCTAAAGATTTAAACTTTGAAGAAAACGGTTGTAAGATTACGGTAAAGGAATGTTGGAGCTTTAATAGCTACAGTAATATCTTTAGTATTAGCAAGACAATTTCGCAAACAAAGCCAGATGCCGTATTATTCAATCTTCAGTTTTTAAAATTCGGAGATAAGAAAATACCGGCGGCACTAGGGCTAATGCTTCCATTTATTTGCAAGTCTAAGGGTATACCAACAATATCACTTTTACATAATATTCTAGAACAGGTTGATCTAGAAAATGCAGGTTTTACTAAAAACAAGCTGTTACAAAGTATCTATAATTTCATAGGTACAACGTTGACCAAATTTGTACTGGCGTCAGATATTCTTGCCGTTACTATTAGTAAATATGTGACAACGCTTGAAGATAAATATAAGGTTAAGAATGTAGCATTAATTCCGCATGGCGCTTTTGAAACTCCGCCAGAGCCAGACTTTAAGCTTCCGGCTGGTCCAAAACAGGTAATGGCTTTCGGTAAATTTGGTACGTACAAAAAAGTAGAAATACTTATTGAAGCCGTAGAAGAAATTAGAGCTCGAACCAATGAAGATATAGAAATCGTTATTGCAGGTACAGATAGCCCTAATACCCCTGGTTATTTGGAAGAAATGAAGCAGAAATATAGCCACGTGCCTCAAATTAGGTATACAGGTTATGTAGCAGAAGAAGATGTGGCTAAAATATTCGGTGATAGTGCGGTAACTGTATTCCCATATACATCAACAACAGGTAGCTCTGGCGTATTGCACCAAGCTGGTAGTTATGGTAACGCTGTTGCCTTACCAGATTTAGGTGACTTAAGTGTTTTGGTTAAGGAGGAAGGATATGTAGGCGAATTTTTCGATGCACACGATACTTCATCTTTGGCAAATGCCATTGAGAAAATTATTACCAATGATGCTTATAGAATTCAATTGGCGAAACAAAATTATAAAGCGGCATGCTCTTTACCAATGTCTGCAATTACACAAATGTATATAGATTACTTTAAGGCAATCCAGAAATCCAAAGAAAGTGGTTTCAATATTGATATATCAACTATGGAGAAGAAATTGGTTCATTAA
- a CDS encoding glycoside hydrolase family 2 TIM barrel-domain containing protein has product MAIQLNKTLYRTVLIVTFLAINGLILYGIGAAWAFMNTGADKTSMLHLEVPMDDVYKPNLEWSNIDNPGRPMEEQALGEITNDYMNAWHVRNIAFKKNDRYGIEDFYTDSARARLYDNIDLNKKNNHWYKRTTLSHKSALDFYTADGTMVVFKDYNVEEYQETYEGETLILKEKDTTSYQIMMLLEDGFWRIRHLKEIPTPADTTEVIERNIAPKLEKIKNQKGINYYPKDSPWDTFGKRFNDTIIDQDFQIIQDMGLNTIRVFLQYEDFGKNRVDEKKLALLKILLDKAQDHKLDVLITLFDFYGDYDISNWTLTHRHAEAIVNSVKDHPALLGWDIKNEPDLDFDSRGENTVIQWLNQMILEIRKWDKKNPITIGWSNPEAALNLSKEVDFISFHYYKKPQYFIESYKILRYLTPNKPIVLQEYGDSSYDGMWSGFLGSDEKQAAYYKEMQGYLEKENIPFLFWTLYDFEKVPSSVAGSLPWKTKKQHFFGCLDSLGNKKPSYFELAIKN; this is encoded by the coding sequence ATGGCGATACAGTTAAATAAAACATTATACAGAACCGTATTGATAGTCACCTTTTTGGCTATTAACGGACTTATTCTCTACGGAATAGGCGCTGCATGGGCATTTATGAACACCGGTGCAGATAAAACTTCTATGCTCCATTTAGAAGTACCTATGGATGATGTGTATAAGCCAAATCTAGAATGGTCTAATATAGATAACCCAGGGCGCCCAATGGAAGAGCAAGCATTGGGCGAAATCACCAACGATTACATGAACGCATGGCACGTTCGAAATATCGCATTTAAGAAAAATGACCGTTACGGTATTGAAGATTTCTACACCGATAGTGCAAGAGCTAGACTTTATGATAATATTGACCTCAACAAAAAGAATAATCACTGGTACAAGCGTACAACCTTAAGCCATAAATCTGCTTTAGATTTTTATACTGCAGATGGTACAATGGTCGTCTTCAAAGATTATAATGTTGAAGAATACCAAGAAACGTACGAAGGTGAAACACTTATACTTAAAGAAAAAGATACCACCAGCTACCAAATTATGATGCTTTTAGAGGACGGATTTTGGCGTATTAGACATTTAAAAGAAATACCTACACCTGCAGATACTACTGAAGTAATTGAGCGAAACATAGCACCCAAACTTGAAAAAATAAAGAACCAGAAAGGCATTAACTACTACCCTAAAGATTCCCCTTGGGATACTTTTGGTAAAAGATTTAATGATACTATAATTGATCAAGATTTTCAGATTATTCAAGATATGGGTTTAAATACGATTCGTGTATTTCTACAATATGAAGATTTTGGAAAAAACAGGGTCGATGAAAAAAAACTTGCACTTTTAAAGATACTTTTGGATAAAGCACAAGACCACAAATTAGATGTTTTGATAACTTTATTTGATTTCTATGGGGATTACGATATTTCTAACTGGACACTCACTCACAGACATGCAGAAGCCATAGTAAATTCCGTTAAAGACCACCCTGCCCTATTAGGTTGGGATATAAAAAATGAACCCGACCTAGATTTTGATTCTCGTGGAGAGAACACTGTAATTCAATGGTTGAATCAAATGATTTTAGAAATCAGAAAATGGGATAAAAAGAACCCTATAACTATTGGCTGGTCTAACCCTGAAGCGGCATTGAACTTATCTAAAGAAGTAGATTTTATTTCTTTTCACTATTATAAAAAACCGCAATATTTTATAGAATCTTATAAAATTCTAAGGTATTTAACTCCAAATAAACCTATTGTTTTACAGGAATATGGTGATTCTTCTTATGATGGTATGTGGAGCGGATTCTTAGGTTCAGATGAAAAACAAGCTGCTTATTATAAAGAAATGCAAGGCTATTTAGAAAAAGAGAACATTCCCTTTTTATTTTGGACGCTGTATGATTTTGAAAAAGTACCTAGTTCTGTTGCGGGTAGCCTACCTTGGAAAACCAAAAAGCAACATTTCTTTGGTTGTTTAGATTCTTTAGGAAATAAAAAACCATCCTATTTTGAACTGGCGATAAAAAACTAA